GCCGCCAGAATGATCCAGACGGTGCCGTAAAGGCTGATGTGCAGCAGCGGCAATGGCCTGAGGAAAAACAGGATCGCCGCAATGCCCGTGACAATCCCCGGCAATGCGTACGCCAGTTCGGTGGACAGCTGCAAAATCCGCACCAGACGCGTACGTTGCCAGCTGAGAAAATAGGCCAGAAACAGCGAAACAAGGGTCAGTATCAGCGCGGTCATCACGGTCAGCCCCAGACTGGTGATAAATGCGTGTCGTATAGCCGGATAGCCAAACAACGCATTAGCGTAATTGCTCAGCGTCAGGCTTTGTACCGTCAGCGCCTGACCAAAGCCGGTTGTCAGCGAGGTGGTCAGCAACGCGGACATTGGCAGTATGAGCGTCAGCACCATCCATCCCCACACGGCTACCTCAACCGGCAAACGCCAGCGACCGAGTGTCTGATGCAACGCCCGCGGCGTACCGGTGACCCGCACATCCTGTCGGCCGCCCAGCCAGCGGCTGAACATCAGTCCGGCCAGCGTAATCGCGGCAATCAGCAATGAAAGCACGGCCATATCCGCCAGAGCCGATGCGCCCACGCTGTTGAGCTGCTGATAAACCAGCGTGATAAGCGTCGGGATCCGCCCCGGAATACCGAGCATCGCCTGAATACCAAAATTGCCCGCGGAGGTGACAAAAGAGAGTGCCGCACCCGCAAAAATGGCCGGACGTACCAGCGGCAAAATCACTGTAAACAGCACCCGCCAGGGTTTAGCTCCGCCGCTGCGTGCCGCTTCCACCAGTTCAGCCGGAAGCCTGCGTAATCCTGCACGCACCATAAGAAACACCAGCGGCGCGTTATGCAGCCCCAGCAAAACGATAATGCCGGTCAGCGAATACAACGGTGAAGGTGAACCGGCGGGTAAACTGAGCCCCAGGAATTGCAAAACCGGGCTCGACGGTGAAAGTGCCTGCACCCACGCCAGTGCCGTAACCTGCGGCGGGATCATCAGTGGCAGAATAAAGGTAAATACCCATGCCTGCTTACCGCGCAGATTGGTCAGCGCAATCAGCAGCGCCGCCACCGTACCCAGCAACATCGCCAGAAGTGTTGAGATAATGGCAATCGTCAGCGTATTCACCGTGGCGGACACCACTTTGCGGGTACCCAGCAGATGCATAAATCGTGTGACGTCCGGCACGCCATCGGGGGCAATTGCCGCCCATACCAGCCGTGTGAGAGGCGCTATCGATAATATGCCTATCAACAGCGTCAGTCCCCAGAGCACCACTTTCTCACTGCCCGGCCACCCACGACGCGAAGGGGTTACCCGGCGCTGGATTTCACTCATCACGCTCATTTATCTGCCCTTTGTGCTGTCAGCCACCAAAGATTTCAGTGAATTTTGCGCGGACTTCTTTGTCGTCTGCGACTGCTTTATCTGAATCGAGGGTCAGCAGTTTGAACGAATCCATCGGAGCAAATCCTTCCGGCGCCGCAACGCCGGCATCAATCGGACGGTTGCCCTGCTTCGCCACGAGTTGCTGACCCTGTGGCGACAGCATGAAATCGACAAACGCTTTTGCTGCCGGCACGTTATGCGCTCCGGACAGTATCGCGACCGGTTCCGTCACGAAAGAAGCCCCTTCTTTCGGATAAACCAGATCTATCGGTGAGCCCTGTTTTTTGGCACGGATAATATCGGCGTCAGTGATCACACCGTATTTCGCCATTCCGCTGGCGACCGCCTTCAGCGCTGGACCATTACCCCCTTCCGGTGTAATACCGTTTGCCGCCAGTTTCTGATAGAACGCCCAGCCAATATCAGGCGTATTAATCGCCGTATGCAGATGATATAACGCCGCCCCGGAATACAGAGGACTTGGCACTGCCACCTGACCTTTGTTTTGTGGATCGGTCAGCGCCATCCAGCTGTCTGCGGGTTTGGCATTTTTAGTGTTATAGGCAATGACCGTGGCAATGATTTTGGTGCCAAACCATGTTTTATCTTTGTCATAGAAATTCGGGCTGATATTCCCCACCGGTGCATCGGCATAAGCCATCAGCTTGCCGTCTTTTTTCAGCGCACCCAGATTGATGGAATCCGCGACCAGCAGCACATCAGCTTTCACATCACCGGCCATCATTTCCGTCTGCAACACATTCATTAACTGCGTGGTGCCATTACGCGTCCATTCCACCTGTACATTCGGATATGACGCCTTAAAGGCATCGATGGTCTGTTGCGCGATTTCAGGTGCCTGCGAGGTATAAACCACCAGTTTGCCTGAAGCAGCATCTGCGGCGTATGCCGGAGCTGACAGCACCACTGCCAAAGTCAAAGCGGAAGACGTAAGTTTTATTTTATTAAACATGTTCGTAGCCCTGTGCTTAAGAAATGAAAATTACTGAGGAATGATCCAGCCGTCAGTGATGACAAAAGTGACATTGTCACCAATACACCAAAGTCTGCCGGCAGATGAATGCAGTGAAAGCCGAAGTTCGGGGGCGCTTAAAGGTTCAACGTCATACTGATGATATCCCCCGCGATAAATCACCCGGGTGATACGGGCAGCGATACCCTGTTCACCGGCCTGAGCAAAGCGTAAATCATCGGCGTGAACACAAACTTGTGCGCTGACAACCGGAGTCTGGTCAGGTGATGCCCGCAAGCGGACTCGCCTCCCCAGAATCTCAGCCAGAGCACTGCCACTTTCTGTTGGCAGGATGTTCTGTGCCGGAATAACGCGACCGTCGTCGATAAAGGACGCAACCATGGCGTTAGCCGGTTCCCGGTATAACGTTTGCGGTGTCGCGAACTGCATGACCTTACCTTCATTCATCACCACGACGCGGTCAGCAATCGCCATCGCTTCCTGCTGATCGTGCGTGATATACAGCAACGTCGCGCCGGTATGCTGATGAAAACGGCTGAACTCCTCCTCCATCGCTGCACGCAAATGCACATCGAGATTCGCCAGCGGCTCATCCAGCAGCACCACACCGGGGCGTGTCACCAGGCAACGCGCGAGTGCCACACGCTGCCGCTGACCACCGGACAGATCCGCAGGACGACGCGTCGCATAATCACCTAAACCGACCAGCGCCAGCGCATCCTGCGTTCTGGTGCTGCGTTCATTACGATCCATTCCCGCCACTTTCAGGCTGTACGCCACGTTCTCCTCAACAGACATGTGCGGCCACAGCGCGTAATTCTGAAACACGATGCCCAGGTCACGTTTCTCCGGCGCCACATGAAAGTCAGATGATGAAAACAGACGATCTCCCACGGTGATCGTACCGCTGCTGACCGGCTCAAAACCGGCAATAGTGCGCAGTAAAGTCGTTTTTCCGCAGCCGGAAGGCCCGAGCACGGCCACGAACTCGCCGTGCCGGATATTCAACGAAACATCATTTAACACCGGCTGGGTGGTGAAGGATTTGCTCAGGTGGGAGATCTGGATAGCAGACATGCGTCGGAGGTTTCCTCAGTGCGCCAATGGCCTGTTCGATGAGGAAACAAATTACTGCGGTTTTGTGACTGTTTTATGAACCGGTGGCGAAGATTAGTCGCCTGGAAAACGGTGTCGCGTCCCCAACTCTGACCACCATCAGCCGTTACGCCGTCGCACTCGGCGGCACCTTCGAGTTCAAAAAACTCAGCTGACCACCTGACTGTGCGCGCCATACGCGGCAATAAACTCTCCGGCAATGGCTATGGCGATTTCTGCGGGGAGTTTGCCGCGTACATCAGGCAGCCCGACCGGGCAGCGCATTCTCGCCAGCTGCTCATCCGAAATCCCTTTCCCCGATAACCGGTAGTCAAAGCGTTTACGCTTAGTCTCCGAGCCAATCAGTCCGAAATAGCGGAAATCTCCACGTTTGAGGATCCGCTCGCTCAGGGCGAAATCCAGCTGATGGTCGTGCGTCAGCACCATGAAATAACTGCCAGCGGGCATCTGCGCCACGGTACCTTCAGGTTCTTCATCGACGATGCAGGTAATTTGTGGATCCACTACCACGGGAAATTCACTGGCACGGGCATCTACCCAGGTAATACGGCACGGCAACGTGCTGAGAATATTCACCAGTGCCCGTCCGACATGCCCCGCGCCATAGACCACCACGTGCGGCTGCGGTTGCCCGAGCGGTTCGAGCAACACCGACGCCATGCCGCCGCAACATTGCCCGAGGCGGGCTCCTAAGGAAAAGTGTTCGAAACGGGAGATTTTCGCTCCAGATGCAAGCATTTCACGGGCAATGCTGGTCACCTGAAATTCCAGATTACCGCCGCCAAGCGTATAAAATATCTGGTCAGCGGTGATCAACATTTTACTGCCAGCATCACGTGGCGTGGAGCCCTGATTCTCGACCAGCGTCGCCACCACACACGGCTCGCCACGCCGTTGCAAATCATGCAGACGGGTTATCCAGTCATCAGTACGCATGAAAACCTCCGTTAGCCGGTAACGTTGACGCGTTCGGCAGAATCAAAAGTGACAACGTCACCTGAAAAATGTAACTGATTCACGCCATTAAGCACTCTTTCGGGCGTGGCGGGCGCATCGATATGCGGATGCACGCGGTAATCAGCAAGACTGGCAACGGCGTCTTTAATTGCACACCAGACCGAAATCCCGAGCATAAACGGCGGTTCACCGACGGCTTTGGAATGGAAAACCGTGTCTTCCGGGTTCTTGCGGTTTTCCACCAGTTTCACCCGCAGATCTTGCGGGATATCACCAATAGCCGGAATTTTGTAGGCTGCCGGACCACTGGTCATTAACCGCCCTTTGTCGTTCCACACCAGTTCTTCCGTCGTCAGCCAGCCCATGCCCTGCACAAACCCGCCTTCCACCTGACCGATATCAATCGCCGGATTGAGCGAATCGCCAACGTCATGCAGGATATCCGCCCTGAGCAGTTTGTATTCTCCGGTCAGCGTATCGACCAGCACTTCCGCGCAGGCTGCGCCGTAGGAGAAATAATAGAAAGGATGTCCGGCGGCTTTGCTGCGGTCGTAAAAAATCTTCGGCGTTTTGTAATAGCCGGTGCTGGAGAGCGGCACCTGATTCAGCCAGCACTGGGTGGCAACCTGTTCAAAACTGAAATACTGATCGTTAACCCGCACCTGACCGTTACTGAAAGTGATGTCCGTTTCCTGCGCATCATGCACACGCATCAGCATCTCAACCATGCGCCCTTTGATAATTTCCGCCGCATTTTGCGCGGCCTTACCATTCAGGTCAGCGCCGGATGACGCTGCGGTTGGCGACGTATTAGGCACTTTGCCGGTATCAGTGGCGGTGATCTGAATACGGCTGATATCGACCTGAAACACCTCGGCTACTACCTGCGCAACTTTGGTGTTCAGCCCCTGTCCCATTTCGGTGCCGCCGTGGTTGAGCTGAATACTGCCGTCGGTATACACCAGTACCAGCGCGCCGGCCTGATTGAGGAAACTGGCGGTAAATGAAATACCAAATTTTACCGGCGTCAGCGCCAGACCTTTTTTCAGATAACGGTTGTGGCGGTTAAATTCTGTGACAGCGTCACGTCTTGCCGTATAGTCTGCACTCTTTTCCAGTTGCGCCGTCATCTCATGCAACAAGTTTTGCCCGACCGGCTGGTGATAATGGGTAACGTTGCGGCTTTCCTGACCATAGTAATTATTTTTACGCACGGACAGCGGATCCAGCCCCAGTTCACGGGCGATGTGATCGACAATGTGCTCAATCGCCACAATACCCTGCGGCCCGCCAAATCCGCGATAAGCGGTATTCGACGCCATATTGGTTTTGCAGCGATAACCGGTGATCAGCGCATCGCCGAGGTAATAGGCGTTATCAGAATGAAACATCGCGCGATCGACAATAGAACCGGAGAGATCCAGCGAATAACCGCAGTTAGCCGCCAGTTTAATGTCAATGCCGTGAATGACGCCCTCATCAGTAAACCCGACGTCATAACTGACGTGGAACGGATGACGTTTACCGGTGATCAGCATGTCATCCTGACGCGTCAGACGCATTTTCGCCGGACGTCCGGTCAGATGCGCCGCCAGCGCCGCAAGGCACGCCGTCCCCGCCGCCTGCGTCTCTTTGCCACCAAAACCACCGCCCATGCGACGCATATCAACCACCACTTTGTGCATCGGCAAATCAAGCACCGAGGCCACCAGCTTTTGCACTTCGGTCGGATGTTGTGTCGAGCTGTACACCAGCATCGCACCGTCTTCACCAGGCATCACCGAAGCAATCTGCGTTTCGAGATAAAAATGCTCCTGGCCGCCTATTTCCAGTTCACCTTGCAAACGGTG
The Rahnella variigena genome window above contains:
- the xdhC gene encoding xanthine dehydrogenase accessory protein XdhC, coding for MRTDDWITRLHDLQRRGEPCVVATLVENQGSTPRDAGSKMLITADQIFYTLGGGNLEFQVTSIAREMLASGAKISRFEHFSLGARLGQCCGGMASVLLEPLGQPQPHVVVYGAGHVGRALVNILSTLPCRITWVDARASEFPVVVDPQITCIVDEEPEGTVAQMPAGSYFMVLTHDHQLDFALSERILKRGDFRYFGLIGSETKRKRFDYRLSGKGISDEQLARMRCPVGLPDVRGKLPAEIAIAIAGEFIAAYGAHSQVVS
- a CDS encoding ABC transporter ATP-binding protein, with product MSAIQISHLSKSFTTQPVLNDVSLNIRHGEFVAVLGPSGCGKTTLLRTIAGFEPVSSGTITVGDRLFSSSDFHVAPEKRDLGIVFQNYALWPHMSVEENVAYSLKVAGMDRNERSTRTQDALALVGLGDYATRRPADLSGGQRQRVALARCLVTRPGVVLLDEPLANLDVHLRAAMEEEFSRFHQHTGATLLYITHDQQEAMAIADRVVVMNEGKVMQFATPQTLYREPANAMVASFIDDGRVIPAQNILPTESGSALAEILGRRVRLRASPDQTPVVSAQVCVHADDLRFAQAGEQGIAARITRVIYRGGYHQYDVEPLSAPELRLSLHSSAGRLWCIGDNVTFVITDGWIIPQ
- the xdhB gene encoding xanthine dehydrogenase molybdopterin binding subunit; the protein is MSESKPALSQQELETLFRSGLQSGVGKSQKHESADKHVSGEAVYVDDRLEFPHQLHLVPLLSPHAHADILHIDTEPCYAVPGVVRVMTAEDVPGDPDIAPLTFGDPLMAQGIVHYVGQIVLVVAATSMEAARAAVARAKVEYQPRDAVLTVKQALALEHYVEEPHQHKRGDAEMALACAPHRLQGELEIGGQEHFYLETQIASVMPGEDGAMLVYSSTQHPTEVQKLVASVLDLPMHKVVVDMRRMGGGFGGKETQAAGTACLAALAAHLTGRPAKMRLTRQDDMLITGKRHPFHVSYDVGFTDEGVIHGIDIKLAANCGYSLDLSGSIVDRAMFHSDNAYYLGDALITGYRCKTNMASNTAYRGFGGPQGIVAIEHIVDHIARELGLDPLSVRKNNYYGQESRNVTHYHQPVGQNLLHEMTAQLEKSADYTARRDAVTEFNRHNRYLKKGLALTPVKFGISFTASFLNQAGALVLVYTDGSIQLNHGGTEMGQGLNTKVAQVVAEVFQVDISRIQITATDTGKVPNTSPTAASSGADLNGKAAQNAAEIIKGRMVEMLMRVHDAQETDITFSNGQVRVNDQYFSFEQVATQCWLNQVPLSSTGYYKTPKIFYDRSKAAGHPFYYFSYGAACAEVLVDTLTGEYKLLRADILHDVGDSLNPAIDIGQVEGGFVQGMGWLTTEELVWNDKGRLMTSGPAAYKIPAIGDIPQDLRVKLVENRKNPEDTVFHSKAVGEPPFMLGISVWCAIKDAVASLADYRVHPHIDAPATPERVLNGVNQLHFSGDVVTFDSAERVNVTG
- a CDS encoding helix-turn-helix domain-containing protein; amino-acid sequence: MAKISRLENGVASPTLTTISRYAVALGGTFEFKKLS
- a CDS encoding ABC transporter permease, which codes for MSVMSEIQRRVTPSRRGWPGSEKVVLWGLTLLIGILSIAPLTRLVWAAIAPDGVPDVTRFMHLLGTRKVVSATVNTLTIAIISTLLAMLLGTVAALLIALTNLRGKQAWVFTFILPLMIPPQVTALAWVQALSPSSPVLQFLGLSLPAGSPSPLYSLTGIIVLLGLHNAPLVFLMVRAGLRRLPAELVEAARSGGAKPWRVLFTVILPLVRPAIFAGAALSFVTSAGNFGIQAMLGIPGRIPTLITLVYQQLNSVGASALADMAVLSLLIAAITLAGLMFSRWLGGRQDVRVTGTPRALHQTLGRWRLPVEVAVWGWMVLTLILPMSALLTTSLTTGFGQALTVQSLTLSNYANALFGYPAIRHAFITSLGLTVMTALILTLVSLFLAYFLSWQRTRLVRILQLSTELAYALPGIVTGIAAILFFLRPLPLLHISLYGTVWIILAAYLSNFMALVLRPTLAGFAQIERSLDEAAQIFGAGFLRRMRDILMPLAAPSAMAGTILVFLTALNEIQVSILLVTSGTQTLGPMIVFLDEGGSSTLAAAVGCLMIVVVLGIMLLASLFARRLPEGVLPWRI
- a CDS encoding ABC transporter substrate-binding protein — translated: MFNKIKLTSSALTLAVVLSAPAYAADAASGKLVVYTSQAPEIAQQTIDAFKASYPNVQVEWTRNGTTQLMNVLQTEMMAGDVKADVLLVADSINLGALKKDGKLMAYADAPVGNISPNFYDKDKTWFGTKIIATVIAYNTKNAKPADSWMALTDPQNKGQVAVPSPLYSGAALYHLHTAINTPDIGWAFYQKLAANGITPEGGNGPALKAVASGMAKYGVITDADIIRAKKQGSPIDLVYPKEGASFVTEPVAILSGAHNVPAAKAFVDFMLSPQGQQLVAKQGNRPIDAGVAAPEGFAPMDSFKLLTLDSDKAVADDKEVRAKFTEIFGG